The sequence GGGAGCGAGAGTACACTCTTGTCGGCCGAATGCGGATCGTACAGTGCCTCGAAGTAAATCCGACTCGCCGTCTCCGCCTCCGGTGGCGCTGCCTCCGGTTCGGGTTCGACTCGCCACTCCCCGCGAGCGTCGAGGTGGTCGACCAGCCGCCACTCGAGTGACTCGGATTCGGTCACTTCGACCACCTTCGAGCGTGCGGTGTAGCTCAGCTTCCACCAGGCGAGTCGAAGATCGTACACCGAGCCCACGCCGCCGTCGCCGTGTAC is a genomic window of Natrarchaeobaculum aegyptiacum containing:
- a CDS encoding SRPBCC family protein, producing MDRILLSTVAYRSPEEVFPYVCSFTDYPRYTDHLKEVRVHGDGGVGSVYDLRLAWWKLSYTARSKVVEVTESESLEWRLVDHLDARGEWRVEPEPEAAPPEAETASRIYFEALYDPHSADKSVLSLPRFVSIDWVISKVRPRLLDEAQTVVERLVADIEGQRRDVELTIHEMP